The following proteins come from a genomic window of Paenibacillus swuensis:
- a CDS encoding AraC family transcriptional regulator, translating to MEIFYEFEKDMPFLIEDWTPISMVETFHWHTPLEIGYCVSGQGWFYFGDKKYRVQPGDVFVVNNMERHIAQSDPEDPSRYLFIFFDPSIMDQMDKELLLPFIYNPAQFSNQIPAGTRIADELGALFLQFQQEYNERSVGCKSMMRGILLQICSLLLRHYGNNTPRKEMNRVFNSYNKLQPALSLMKEQFREPLELEHIADLLRLSPSRARHLFKETIGEGFKEYLTHLRINEAKRLLITSDLPVLDICLQCGFQSQTPFYRSFRHIVGVSPQQYRDQVTEMSV from the coding sequence ATGGAAATTTTCTATGAATTTGAGAAGGATATGCCTTTTCTTATCGAGGATTGGACACCTATTTCGATGGTGGAAACATTTCACTGGCATACGCCGCTTGAAATTGGCTATTGTGTATCCGGACAGGGATGGTTCTACTTCGGAGACAAGAAATACCGGGTACAGCCGGGTGATGTATTTGTGGTTAACAATATGGAAAGACATATCGCGCAGTCGGATCCGGAGGACCCAAGCCGGTATTTGTTTATCTTTTTTGACCCCAGCATTATGGATCAGATGGACAAAGAATTATTGCTGCCCTTTATATATAATCCTGCACAGTTTTCCAATCAGATACCGGCTGGAACGCGCATCGCCGATGAGTTAGGCGCTCTTTTCCTTCAATTTCAACAGGAATATAATGAACGCAGCGTTGGGTGTAAAAGCATGATGCGCGGTATACTGCTGCAGATTTGCTCTTTACTGCTTCGTCACTATGGAAATAACACCCCGCGCAAGGAAATGAACAGGGTCTTTAACTCGTATAACAAACTGCAACCGGCCCTTTCTCTTATGAAAGAACAGTTTCGCGAGCCGCTTGAACTGGAACACATCGCGGATTTGTTAAGATTAAGTCCATCCAGAGCCCGCCATTTGTTCAAGGAAACGATCGGTGAAGGCTTTAAAGAGTATTTGACCCATCTTCGAATCAATGAGGCCAAACGTTTGCTGATTACATCCGATTTGCCTGTGCTCGACATCTGTCTGCAGTGCGGTTTTCAGAGCCAGACTCCGTTTTATCGATCGTTCCGGCACATTGTGGGGGTGAGCCCTCAACAATATCGGGACCAGGTTACAGAGATGTCAGTTTAG
- a CDS encoding cyanophycinase, producing the protein MKKRTAWSLVAALVCTVASGFSAGAATNYDYFSVGSTANVTTTTSGGMVIMGGGTDVDEAFEWMINKSGGGDFVILRTSGTNAYNSYVNGLGTVNSVETLIVKNKTGANDNFIYDKIRNAEALFIAGGDQNTYVNYFKDTKVETAIAELKTRGVPIGGTSAGAMVMGEHIYDARNGSVYSDEALDNPFINYMTFTRDFNALWNLSDVIVDTHFYERDRMGRLVGFVARNIKDGWAPANGAKGIGVDEATAYVVEPNGSGYVLGAGYVYFLKTTQAATTISSGQPLKINNVSVYRVGDSSSQSFNLSSWSGSGGTSYTLNAANGSLTSSKGSVY; encoded by the coding sequence ATGAAGAAAAGAACGGCTTGGTCTCTGGTTGCTGCATTGGTGTGTACGGTAGCTTCAGGTTTCAGCGCGGGCGCCGCAACGAATTACGACTACTTTTCAGTAGGCAGCACTGCGAACGTGACGACAACGACTTCGGGCGGCATGGTCATCATGGGCGGCGGCACGGATGTGGATGAGGCGTTCGAATGGATGATCAACAAGTCCGGCGGCGGTGATTTCGTCATTCTGCGTACGTCCGGAACCAACGCTTACAACTCCTACGTTAATGGGCTAGGCACGGTCAATTCTGTTGAAACGCTGATTGTGAAGAACAAAACCGGCGCAAACGACAACTTCATTTATGATAAAATTCGCAATGCGGAAGCCCTGTTTATTGCAGGCGGCGACCAGAATACGTATGTGAACTACTTCAAGGACACCAAGGTGGAAACCGCGATTGCCGAGCTGAAAACACGCGGTGTGCCGATCGGAGGCACAAGTGCCGGCGCTATGGTCATGGGGGAGCACATCTATGATGCGCGGAACGGTTCGGTGTATTCGGATGAGGCGCTGGATAATCCTTTCATCAACTACATGACGTTTACCCGCGATTTCAACGCGTTATGGAATCTCAGTGACGTGATTGTGGATACTCACTTCTATGAGCGGGATCGGATGGGACGGTTGGTGGGCTTTGTCGCAAGGAACATTAAAGACGGCTGGGCACCGGCCAACGGGGCCAAAGGCATTGGAGTAGACGAAGCAACCGCCTATGTAGTTGAGCCGAACGGGAGCGGTTATGTGTTGGGAGCGGGGTATGTGTATTTCCTCAAAACAACCCAGGCGGCGACCACAATTTCTTCCGGCCAGCCGCTTAAGATCAACAACGTTTCTGTATACAGAGTCGGAGACTCCTCATCGCAGTCGTTTAACCTCAGTTCCTGGTCCGGCAGCGGCGGTACTTCGTATACGTTGAACGCGGCTAACGGTTCGTTAACCTCTTCCAAGGGTTCAGTGTATTAA
- a CDS encoding stalk domain-containing protein: MNLQAPQAGRVTLTKLLTKRAAALTLLLALSVTSGAGAISPPRTEAAPSLSVVLDGIKLKFDVPPKVINGSTLVPMRRIFEALGAGVYYENKSQTVTATRNQMELIYKLGTTQAVKNGWPIKLTSQPGRVIGTTTMVPLRFVSESLGATVGFNAGTQVITIDSNRKKWGPTTGAAELSRYRLTLPNHTMLTKTPAWLAYLNQQDSTESHLFFGDSTTYGSYLGRSEALPALVGSQLGQPVYNLGVPGFSANEMIPLIQKTLKDMSASTVVIQLQTFWGASQPYTGLDTMLKAPLPAYPSALSSLRTDMSRDDEKLDLPYPTYAQQGSLKLQERIARGKQLFYAKSGLDPALKKQLELLRDVAANRPEQSFFIYVPPYLTSEMYKHTTLTKAGFEAQVNAIRELLAGQENIAFKDFNQETGEWNSSHFIDWIHRSQAGEKKLAEHMSDWLNN; this comes from the coding sequence ATGAACCTTCAAGCTCCGCAAGCCGGACGCGTGACACTCACTAAACTACTCACAAAGCGAGCAGCAGCGCTGACTCTGCTTCTCGCCTTAAGTGTGACATCCGGAGCGGGAGCGATCTCGCCTCCGAGAACGGAAGCCGCGCCATCGCTGTCTGTCGTATTGGACGGTATCAAGTTGAAGTTTGACGTCCCGCCGAAAGTCATCAACGGAAGTACGCTGGTGCCGATGCGCCGCATCTTTGAGGCCTTGGGCGCGGGTGTCTACTACGAGAATAAGAGCCAAACCGTAACGGCTACGCGCAATCAGATGGAACTTATTTATAAGTTGGGTACAACACAGGCCGTGAAGAACGGCTGGCCAATCAAGTTAACGTCGCAGCCGGGCCGCGTCATCGGCACAACGACCATGGTACCGCTCCGATTCGTCAGCGAGTCCCTCGGCGCGACGGTGGGCTTCAACGCAGGCACGCAAGTGATTACAATTGACAGCAATCGTAAGAAATGGGGCCCGACTACTGGGGCGGCCGAATTAAGCCGTTACCGGCTGACGCTTCCCAATCACACGATGTTAACCAAGACACCTGCCTGGTTAGCTTACTTGAATCAGCAGGACAGCACGGAGTCTCATCTGTTCTTTGGCGATTCCACAACCTACGGATCCTATCTGGGCCGTTCCGAAGCGTTGCCGGCTTTGGTCGGATCTCAACTGGGGCAACCCGTATATAACCTGGGTGTACCCGGATTCTCCGCCAATGAGATGATACCTCTGATCCAAAAAACGCTGAAAGACATGTCCGCGTCCACCGTGGTCATCCAGCTCCAAACGTTCTGGGGCGCTTCTCAGCCTTACACGGGACTGGATACGATGCTGAAAGCGCCGTTGCCTGCATACCCGTCCGCATTAAGCTCGCTTCGCACCGACATGAGCCGGGATGACGAGAAACTGGATCTTCCTTATCCGACTTACGCGCAACAAGGCTCGCTCAAGTTGCAGGAAAGGATCGCTCGAGGTAAACAATTGTTCTATGCCAAGAGCGGGCTGGACCCGGCTTTGAAGAAGCAGCTGGAATTGCTGCGGGATGTAGCGGCGAATCGACCGGAACAATCCTTCTTCATTTACGTTCCGCCGTATCTAACCTCGGAAATGTATAAGCATACAACGCTGACTAAAGCCGGATTTGAGGCGCAAGTGAATGCGATCCGGGAGCTTTTGGCAGGACAGGAAAACATCGCCTTTAAAGACTTTAATCAGGAAACAGGTGAGTGGAACAGTTCCCATTTCATCGATTGGATTCACCGCTCCCAAGCAGGAGAGAAGAAACTGGCGGAGCACATGTCGGACTGGCTGAACAACTAA
- a CDS encoding choice-of-anchor I family protein — MSNRSRKWSTLCLALQLLAGTVLGGVSAYASSPSLGTPYDGNGNYQVGVPHVFINQIYGGGLVAAADTYFSHGFIELYNPTDQDVDMSAWSLHYADRGTNATTGSTLPWSKLDLTGTIKAHSSYLITGAPTGALPATQKMDLAAKSDQTWTGRFINNKGLKVALMSNQNSLQDVNPSVAKPTGYVDLVGTGSNDNGSTIDGYETEYPTGSDGGTSKKKSIYRADLRDTDNNKTDFRQVDYSAANAEVLADVGPRGSVDGPWGVIPRMLTSTLPKAFIGYPYQASISVSRGTAPYTFNSPDLPSGLNLDAVTGVITGIPANGTQGSVHVTVYADDSATVQQSVYKTFPLTINQRVAPADHVLINEVYGGGGKISSPGNAAPYLHDFIELYNPTAQTISLKGHMLRYSNKGATTVQTYTFEDNAVIHAGDYYLVRLEATWGNTSDKNYGEAYIADAYASVKEQSIGMSDTDGQVQLYNEILHIVDAVGYGAVTAPGLEGTAVGGGSLPSAVKGVRRIGFLETNNNADDFSIVTPSPTKSGSAEGNVETIPNYVKLINTLQTDSLLIGQALTIEGLVTTPTVKLDKGQTSSVRYVQSFTGAIAVEGMNSTIPVGTEVRVTGTLIKSEGELRIGGANVTALSKKIYGLNIYETFDKTTSYISQTTSVTASVYGSHITTQSRVNGVQSSANTITLDNGFTVYINGSQPNVTFGDVVSITGTLGVYNHKLRLVVSDAATHVRVSPNTDLFTDRMKITKIAHYAVGTTNKDGGVAEIVKYNRDNGKFYLVNGSTTPPSLDIVKLAGSGTLTKEATVAVKTLAETNGFVYGDLTSVDINTISKRVAVSVQEADSMKAGKILVLDYAGNLLESYEAGIQPDMIKFTTDGRYLLTADEAEPRAAGSDPEGSVTIVDMTNDQVVHAKFDNPAVIGDGVHIRGPQNPLKGLITEKGSKNDAIRDLEPEYITLSDDNTTAYVSLQENNAIATVDIATKKVTSVKWLGLKDYNAPGNALDIVKDNVIKLENVPFYGMYMPDGIASQTIDGTTYLFSANEGDVTEWTGRGNGTKVGAVRGALPTGSPAAQFLNGKTAYDDIEVASDMGTDGIYMYGGRSFSIWNAASMEQVYDSANDFEKITAQRLPNNFNTSNSKVAIDDRSAKKGPEPEDIKVAKVGSKVIAFIGLERIGGIMTYDVSNPANPMFINYTNTRTFDSANMLQTDTGPEGIEFIPAAASPTGLPLLLVAHEVGGTVGVLQLDVSRIVLDQAAVTLEAGSAAHKLNATVTAAAGSAETVTWTSSDKAVATVDSTGQVTAVKEGVAVISAQTADGYAVAQAQVTVNASATGPVDPVPPTVPPTVPPTVPPTVPPTVPPTVPPTVPPTVPPTVPPTVLPTVPPTVPPTAPPTVESNHNVLTVTTEVQAVTDASGKATVSVKAEQMKAAITALTQAPQGSQGEITIRTEGDSGANKSVVDIPSEVFVQLTPSKAAKLTLETSLGAVVFDQKMIQAISNQANQGIVSLSIAATKSSVDNPLIGNRPVREFTLQVSGKTITSLDGGKVELRVPYTKAGTENEHALVAYVVDENGKVMPVPNSYYNASTGMIHLGVKHLSTYGVGYNLISFKEAIPVFAQNHITYLAARGVISGSGNNMFAPSQSMTRADFALTLSKLAGADLNGYTSSRFKDVREQDYYVKAVEWATEQGITSGVSKDTFGPKSMITREQMAVMILQAAKHLNYSLPALSGVTTFKDESTISGYAKEAAGMMQQAGMINGRTTAGQEGMYFAPKAYASRAEAATMLSLFLKAIAK, encoded by the coding sequence TTGTCTAATCGCAGTAGGAAATGGAGTACTCTATGTTTGGCCTTGCAGTTGTTGGCCGGTACGGTTTTAGGGGGAGTTTCCGCCTATGCCAGTTCGCCTTCACTCGGAACGCCTTACGATGGCAATGGAAATTATCAAGTTGGAGTTCCTCATGTATTTATCAATCAGATTTATGGCGGGGGCCTTGTTGCCGCGGCAGATACCTACTTCTCTCATGGATTTATCGAATTGTACAACCCGACCGATCAAGACGTTGATATGAGCGCGTGGTCGTTACATTATGCCGACCGCGGGACGAATGCCACAACCGGCAGTACGTTGCCTTGGTCTAAATTGGATTTGACCGGAACGATTAAGGCTCATTCCTCTTATCTGATTACAGGTGCGCCGACAGGCGCTCTGCCTGCGACTCAGAAGATGGATCTGGCCGCTAAATCGGACCAGACTTGGACAGGCCGTTTCATCAACAATAAAGGACTGAAGGTTGCCCTGATGAGCAATCAGAATTCTTTGCAGGATGTGAATCCTTCCGTAGCCAAGCCGACCGGCTATGTGGATCTGGTGGGTACGGGAAGTAATGATAACGGAAGCACGATCGACGGATACGAAACAGAGTATCCGACAGGTTCCGACGGGGGAACGTCCAAGAAGAAGTCGATCTACCGTGCGGATTTGAGAGACACGGACAATAATAAGACGGATTTCCGTCAAGTGGATTACAGCGCGGCAAATGCCGAAGTCCTTGCGGATGTGGGGCCGCGCGGCTCTGTGGACGGCCCTTGGGGCGTGATTCCGAGGATGTTGACGAGTACGCTGCCTAAGGCGTTCATTGGTTACCCGTACCAAGCGTCCATATCGGTATCGAGAGGCACAGCGCCCTATACGTTTAATTCGCCTGATCTTCCTTCAGGTTTAAACTTGGATGCGGTCACGGGTGTCATTACAGGTATTCCCGCGAACGGAACCCAAGGTTCTGTTCATGTTACGGTGTATGCCGATGACAGCGCAACTGTACAACAGAGTGTTTATAAAACGTTTCCTCTGACGATTAACCAGCGGGTAGCTCCCGCAGATCATGTGTTAATTAACGAAGTGTACGGGGGCGGAGGCAAAATCAGTTCGCCGGGCAATGCCGCACCGTATTTGCATGATTTTATTGAGCTTTACAATCCTACAGCTCAAACCATTTCTCTAAAGGGGCATATGCTTAGATACAGCAATAAAGGCGCGACGACAGTACAAACCTATACGTTTGAAGATAATGCTGTAATTCATGCTGGTGATTATTACCTTGTTCGTTTAGAAGCCACCTGGGGCAATACAAGTGACAAGAACTATGGTGAAGCCTATATAGCGGATGCCTATGCAAGTGTTAAGGAACAGTCGATTGGTATGTCTGATACGGACGGCCAAGTCCAGTTATACAATGAAATTTTACATATTGTGGATGCTGTTGGATACGGTGCTGTAACAGCGCCAGGATTAGAGGGAACAGCCGTTGGCGGAGGCTCCTTGCCGTCAGCCGTTAAAGGGGTGCGCAGAATCGGTTTCCTTGAAACCAATAACAATGCGGATGATTTCAGTATCGTTACTCCTAGCCCTACGAAATCGGGTTCGGCAGAAGGTAATGTGGAAACGATCCCTAACTATGTCAAGCTCATTAATACACTGCAGACGGATTCCTTGCTCATTGGACAAGCACTCACGATTGAGGGACTTGTAACGACGCCTACCGTTAAATTGGATAAGGGGCAAACCTCATCTGTACGATATGTTCAGTCCTTCACGGGCGCGATTGCTGTTGAGGGGATGAATTCAACCATACCGGTGGGGACAGAGGTTCGTGTGACGGGTACATTAATAAAGTCAGAAGGTGAGTTACGCATAGGAGGAGCCAACGTTACGGCGCTCAGTAAGAAAATTTACGGCCTGAACATCTATGAAACTTTTGATAAAACGACATCTTATATATCTCAAACGACGTCCGTTACAGCTTCTGTATATGGTAGTCATATAACTACTCAGAGCAGAGTTAACGGAGTCCAGAGCTCGGCGAACACGATTACTTTAGACAACGGTTTTACTGTGTATATCAACGGCAGTCAACCAAACGTAACTTTCGGAGATGTAGTGTCCATAACGGGAACGTTGGGTGTGTACAACCATAAATTGCGTCTTGTGGTATCTGATGCTGCAACACATGTTAGAGTGTCGCCAAATACAGATCTCTTCACGGACCGAATGAAAATCACAAAGATTGCTCATTATGCCGTAGGAACTACGAATAAGGACGGCGGGGTAGCCGAAATCGTAAAGTATAATCGCGATAACGGTAAGTTCTATCTGGTTAACGGTTCAACAACGCCGCCAAGCCTTGATATTGTGAAACTGGCCGGCAGCGGTACGCTCACCAAAGAGGCTACCGTAGCTGTGAAGACGTTGGCTGAGACAAATGGTTTTGTTTACGGGGATTTAACCAGTGTGGACATCAACACGATTAGCAAACGAGTAGCGGTATCGGTGCAAGAAGCAGATTCCATGAAAGCAGGGAAGATCCTGGTTCTGGATTACGCCGGAAACCTGCTGGAAAGTTATGAAGCGGGCATACAGCCCGATATGATTAAATTCACGACGGACGGCAGGTACCTGCTTACGGCGGATGAGGCAGAGCCTCGCGCCGCCGGTTCAGACCCGGAAGGCAGCGTTACAATTGTGGATATGACGAATGACCAAGTTGTACACGCTAAATTCGATAATCCTGCCGTTATTGGCGATGGTGTGCACATTCGGGGTCCGCAAAATCCTTTGAAAGGCTTGATCACGGAGAAAGGCAGCAAGAATGATGCAATCCGTGATTTGGAGCCGGAGTACATCACGTTATCGGATGACAATACCACAGCCTATGTCTCCCTGCAGGAGAATAATGCGATCGCAACCGTGGATATCGCAACCAAGAAAGTTACTTCTGTGAAATGGCTGGGACTGAAAGATTACAATGCTCCTGGCAATGCGCTTGATATCGTTAAAGACAATGTGATTAAACTGGAGAATGTTCCTTTCTACGGAATGTATATGCCGGACGGAATCGCTTCGCAAACGATAGACGGAACCACTTATCTGTTCTCGGCTAACGAAGGGGATGTCACAGAATGGACCGGAAGAGGGAACGGTACGAAAGTCGGCGCTGTAAGAGGCGCGTTGCCGACGGGTTCACCCGCTGCACAGTTCCTGAACGGAAAGACCGCTTATGATGATATTGAAGTGGCTTCGGATATGGGAACGGACGGAATTTATATGTACGGTGGACGTTCCTTCTCGATCTGGAATGCGGCCAGCATGGAACAGGTCTATGACAGCGCAAATGACTTTGAGAAGATTACGGCCCAGCGGTTACCGAATAACTTCAACACCAGCAACAGTAAAGTAGCGATCGACGACCGCAGTGCCAAGAAAGGACCTGAGCCGGAAGATATCAAGGTGGCGAAAGTAGGATCGAAAGTAATAGCTTTCATAGGTTTGGAACGCATAGGCGGCATTATGACCTATGATGTGTCGAATCCGGCAAACCCGATGTTTATAAATTATACAAACACACGCACGTTCGATTCCGCCAATATGTTGCAGACGGACACAGGTCCGGAGGGGATTGAGTTCATTCCGGCGGCTGCCAGCCCAACCGGCTTGCCTCTGTTGCTTGTAGCCCATGAAGTGGGGGGTACCGTAGGTGTTCTTCAATTGGACGTGAGCCGGATCGTTCTAGACCAAGCCGCCGTCACACTCGAAGCAGGTAGTGCCGCGCATAAGTTAAATGCGACAGTCACTGCGGCGGCCGGCAGCGCGGAGACGGTAACATGGACTTCATCCGACAAGGCGGTTGCCACCGTAGATTCGACGGGTCAGGTTACCGCGGTTAAGGAAGGGGTTGCTGTGATCTCGGCGCAAACGGCGGATGGATATGCTGTAGCGCAGGCTCAAGTAACGGTGAACGCTTCTGCAACCGGTCCGGTAGATCCGGTGCCACCGACGGTGCCGCCAACAGTACCACCGACAGTGCCGCCGACAGTGCCGCCAACAGTACCACCAACAGTACCACCGACAGTACCACCAACGGTGCCGCCGACAGTACCACCGACAGTGCTGCCAACAGTACCACCGACAGTGCCGCCAACAGCGCCGCCCACTGTCGAAAGTAACCATAATGTATTGACAGTAACGACTGAAGTGCAGGCTGTGACAGATGCTTCAGGCAAAGCGACAGTTTCGGTTAAAGCCGAACAGATGAAGGCTGCGATTACAGCACTCACTCAAGCACCACAAGGCTCACAAGGGGAGATCACGATTCGGACGGAGGGTGACTCGGGTGCCAACAAATCCGTAGTGGACATCCCGTCGGAAGTGTTTGTTCAATTGACCCCTAGCAAGGCGGCGAAATTGACGTTGGAAACATCACTCGGAGCCGTTGTATTCGACCAGAAGATGATCCAGGCGATTTCCAATCAAGCTAATCAAGGTATTGTTTCCTTATCCATCGCGGCAACCAAATCATCCGTCGACAATCCGTTAATCGGTAATCGTCCCGTCCGGGAATTCACTTTACAGGTTTCGGGCAAGACCATTACTTCTCTGGACGGAGGTAAGGTAGAGCTGCGAGTACCTTACACGAAAGCAGGAACCGAGAACGAGCATGCTCTTGTTGCTTACGTTGTTGATGAGAACGGAAAAGTTATGCCTGTTCCAAACAGTTACTATAATGCTTCAACAGGAATGATACATCTCGGTGTAAAGCACCTTTCCACTTACGGGGTCGGATACAATCTGATTTCATTCAAGGAAGCCATCCCTGTCTTTGCCCAAAATCACATTACTTATCTGGCGGCGAGAGGAGTCATCAGCGGGAGCGGCAATAACATGTTCGCGCCTTCCCAGTCCATGACTCGCGCGGACTTTGCGCTAACGCTGTCCAAACTGGCTGGAGCAGACCTGAACGGTTATACCTCTTCGCGGTTTAAAGATGTCAGGGAGCAGGATTATTATGTGAAAGCCGTGGAATGGGCTACAGAACAAGGCATTACCAGCGGCGTGTCCAAGGATACATTCGGTCCGAAATCCATGATTACACGCGAGCAGATGGCGGTCATGATCTTGCAAGCCGCCAAACATCTAAATTATTCTTTACCTGCGCTAAGCGGTGTGACGACATTTAAAGACGAATCTACGATTTCAGGTTACGCCAAAGAGGCGGCCGGCATGATGCAGCAAGCAGGTATGATCAACGGTCGTACGACCGCGGGACAAGAAGGCATGTACTTTGCTCCCAAAGCGTATGCAAGCCGTGCTGAAGCGGCAACGATGCTATCACTTTTCCTAAAGGCAATCGCTAAATAA
- a CDS encoding VOC family protein, which produces MSVQTISIRVDHVGIIGTDLARMTDTYKKLGFYTSPPSAMDAGVIGQSAPSWNTHYVFDRGYVELIASSGKDHLASYLDKYAGIHTLAVATTNAETSRTQLQEAKLDPQAVLHASRPAAHGELQGTASFRWFGFVQSSFPEGLVCYVEQLTPELIFQPKRHRHPNGANALAEVFIYVPAEQMDEVVRRYALLEKKEKNSAVGSSRPPFWCDKVTFLDEAGLQNRFPGEHIPKAARVIGMLLEVEDLNVVQQRLTANKVPHRQQDWDQHAEVWVDSASAEGCLIAFQASIQ; this is translated from the coding sequence ATGAGCGTCCAAACAATAAGCATACGCGTCGATCATGTCGGCATTATCGGTACGGATTTAGCACGGATGACCGACACATACAAGAAGCTGGGATTCTATACTTCGCCGCCTTCAGCCATGGATGCCGGAGTAATCGGTCAGTCCGCTCCCTCGTGGAACACCCACTATGTGTTCGACCGTGGTTACGTGGAGCTTATCGCATCGAGCGGCAAGGACCATCTGGCATCGTATTTGGACAAGTATGCCGGCATACACACATTAGCTGTCGCCACGACAAATGCGGAGACATCGCGTACCCAATTGCAAGAGGCCAAATTGGATCCGCAAGCCGTGTTACATGCCTCAAGACCGGCCGCACACGGAGAGCTTCAAGGCACAGCCTCATTCCGATGGTTTGGGTTTGTCCAATCCTCATTCCCGGAAGGACTGGTCTGTTATGTCGAACAGCTTACCCCCGAACTGATCTTTCAGCCCAAGCGTCACAGGCACCCGAACGGAGCAAACGCTCTTGCCGAAGTATTTATCTATGTGCCTGCGGAACAGATGGATGAGGTCGTGCGGCGGTATGCTCTTTTGGAAAAAAAAGAAAAGAATTCAGCTGTCGGCAGTTCCCGTCCCCCCTTCTGGTGTGACAAAGTCACGTTCCTTGATGAGGCTGGGTTGCAAAATCGCTTTCCCGGGGAACACATCCCGAAGGCGGCCCGCGTGATCGGTATGTTGCTTGAGGTAGAGGATCTCAACGTAGTACAGCAACGGCTCACCGCCAATAAAGTACCTCACCGTCAACAAGATTGGGATCAACATGCGGAAGTATGGGTGGATTCAGCGTCGGCGGAAGGTTGTCTCATAGCATTTCAAGCATCCATTCAATAA
- a CDS encoding RidA family protein, whose translation MANKEVVFTPEVCPPKGPYAQAVKVSEVKHTIYTGTITALDQDWNVVGAGDLDTQVRKTIENLELILEAAGATLADVVKTTWYLVNIEDMTRVAEIRNEMFKGAVPASGTIPINKLFYPELLLEMDAVAVI comes from the coding sequence ATGGCAAACAAAGAAGTTGTTTTCACCCCCGAGGTGTGTCCTCCCAAAGGACCTTATGCGCAAGCCGTTAAAGTGAGTGAAGTGAAGCATACGATCTATACCGGTACTATCACCGCGCTGGATCAAGATTGGAACGTTGTCGGGGCCGGCGATCTGGATACTCAAGTCCGCAAAACGATTGAGAACCTCGAACTCATTCTAGAAGCTGCAGGCGCTACATTAGCGGATGTGGTCAAAACAACCTGGTATCTTGTAAATATTGAAGATATGACGCGCGTCGCGGAAATACGCAATGAAATGTTCAAGGGCGCGGTGCCTGCTTCGGGTACAATTCCGATTAACAAGTTGTTCTATCCAGAGCTTTTGCTCGAAATGGATGCAGTAGCCGTCATCTAA
- a CDS encoding methionine ABC transporter ATP-binding protein, which translates to MIHLQNVSKTYPSNQGKSAPEFIAVQPSSLQVEQGQVYGIVGFSGAGKSTLLRLINLLEVPTTGSVHVDGQDLTMLSQEELRIARRSIGMIFQNFNLLSNKTALQNVEFALDVAGIDAASRKKRALECLDIVGLSDKAGHYPAQLSGGQKQRVAIARALANNPKVLLCDEPTSALDPHTTLSLLKFLKEINRKWKVTIVIVTHEINVVKYLCDEVAVMENGHIIETLDMRDPHVQPSSKLGRFLFDTADGFTKEADYE; encoded by the coding sequence ATGATTCACTTACAGAATGTCAGCAAAACTTATCCTTCGAACCAAGGGAAAAGCGCACCGGAATTCATCGCGGTACAACCGAGTTCCCTTCAGGTTGAACAAGGTCAGGTATACGGCATTGTCGGCTTCAGCGGCGCGGGTAAATCGACGTTGCTTCGTCTCATTAATCTGTTGGAAGTTCCGACAACGGGATCGGTGCATGTGGACGGGCAGGATTTAACGATGCTCAGCCAGGAAGAATTGCGCATTGCCCGGCGCTCGATCGGCATGATCTTTCAGAACTTCAATCTGCTGAGCAACAAAACCGCGCTCCAGAATGTGGAATTCGCTCTGGATGTCGCGGGAATCGATGCCGCCAGCCGTAAGAAGCGCGCGCTGGAATGTCTGGACATTGTCGGGCTCTCCGACAAAGCGGGACATTATCCGGCACAGCTCAGCGGCGGCCAGAAGCAGCGCGTGGCCATTGCGCGCGCGTTAGCCAACAATCCCAAAGTGCTGCTGTGCGACGAGCCGACTTCGGCGTTGGATCCCCATACGACGCTATCCTTATTGAAATTTCTTAAAGAAATTAATCGCAAATGGAAAGTGACCATCGTCATCGTGACCCACGAAATCAATGTTGTTAAATATTTGTGCGATGAAGTGGCGGTCATGGAAAACGGTCATATTATTGAAACGTTAGATATGCGGGACCCTCATGTGCAGCCTTCCAGCAAACTCGGCCGCTTCCTGTTCGATACGGCCGACGGATTCACGAAGGAGGCTGATTACGAATGA